The Triticum aestivum cultivar Chinese Spring chromosome 6D, IWGSC CS RefSeq v2.1, whole genome shotgun sequence genomic sequence ATCTGTCTCGTGATTATGATGGACGCCATATGGTACTTCATGTTCAACCACGGGATACTTGGGTAGCCCATTCTCAGCTAATATAGGCGATTTGTTCCGGGCTTGTGTGTCACTCATTGAGAGACAAACTGGACATCCATCTTTAAAATCCTTATTGGATGATTTGCTTTGTTCAGACTCACAGTGAAGATGTGTTGCATGTCCACAACTGAATACTCGAACTGCTGAAATAGCACCTTCTTTAGAAAGTGAGCAGTTGCATACACAACAAACAAAAGTCTGTGGAGCAAATCCATGACAAACCCCTCTCTTTAATAAGCTCAAGGTATAGAACGAATCATCCTCGATAACTGACTTAGCTGTTTCCTGCAAGCAGGTGCGCAAGGTATCAGAGGCGCTATAATTTTTACTACTGGATAAAATACAGAAGAAAATAACCAAAGAAGGTGATGAACTCGTTTCACCATAGTTAACTGGTCTTCCATATAGAATAGGAAATATTGCAAGAAAATACTTAAGAAACAACATTTAATTGAACAAATTAAAAAATTAGTTCAAGATATCATTGTCTCGACACTAGTTAGATCAGTAGGAATATGTTAATTGATCCATAAAGTGCATAAGCGCTTTACGGCACTTGGTTCATGAATTTAGCTAAAAAATGTAATATTAAAAGCCTTGGGTTATCATCAATCACTTTAAGCACTGAAGCTTCAGGACAAGGGACAAATCAACTTGACATAATGTAACAACTCTGCTCTATTGCAATGGAATATGTAATTTGTTATGTCAAAGATAATGGCCTATTGCCCGGTGATTTGTGTTTTGCAAAGCATCAAACGCCATGCATGTTATACTTACTAAGTAAACGGCAAAGGAAGGAAAATCAGTATGTGTGTACCAGTATTCTTTTTTCGTAGAGATACATAGACAGCATTCTATGTATGACAAGTTTAAAATCACCAAACTCTTGACTTCCATTGTCAGATAATAGCTTTGCCATAATTGCTGGCAGGGGTATATACCCAGCCATTGCCTCAATTATCTCTCCAACAAATTGTGAGAAAACTCTCCGCAAAGTATTCAAACACCTTTGATAAGCTGAATTCACCATTTTTTGTGAGAATCCTTTGCCTGTTGGATGTCCATTTGTTGTTTCACCACCCACGGACCAACAACCTTTTCCATTTACAACCTTGCTTCCATACAACTTTTTCAGTGGATCTGAGAAACTGCACCAACAACATAATGGCATTAGCAGAAATTGTATCTACCAGCACGAGAGGGATATTCTGATATGATGGCCCATCAACAAACTAAAAGTGAACAATACTTTACACTGCTTGACAGATATCTATCAGTATTTAATAATAAGCCTTGCTTGAGATAATTGAACAGTATTAGTTTCAAGAATGGCATAAGATCAGCAGTCGGTACATTTTAGGATCATATTCCTAGCAATCTGTACAACTATACAAGGTACAAGTAGGGTGTGATCCAAATGTTTTTAAGCATCCATGAGATCAGACTCACAAATTAAATTCTACCCCTGCAAATTACCTCAGAATTGCATCAAGTTACAAGAGAGTGGAAAGTTAATCATCATTAAGTGAGATTTAATTGATCCTATGTTATACTCTCACTTGTCCACGCGCAGCTCCTGTGGCAGTGCCCCAGGCCAATGACCAATAGAGATGATGCCTTAAGGTGGATATTTGGACAGTGCACATGCTAAATTACTAGTGAAAAGAGAACCATATCACATGATTCACATCTGCCAAATAACATATCACTACTAACAAAAACCAGCAACGACTATCAAATTTCTAGTTATAGATCCAAATAATAGGACAAAATGCCAATACATTGCAGTGAGAAATGTTTTTGAAAGAAAGTATTTATGTATATAACTATATATTGGCACAACTTACTTGTCAACCAGTTGAAACCAAAGTAACTGAGACTCCTCTGGATCTAAACGCTGTGAATTCCTTTGGCACAATCCAATGGAGGAACGTAACACATCAAGCACAGGACGAGCCTGAATGAGAATATCAAACATGTTACCAACTATACAACAGAGGATACAAATATGGTTAGTATTTCAATGGGCACAACAAAGGAACCTCGCTCATGTTTAGAACAATGTCTGGTTGCTCAATTTCAGAGATACTCTTTGACGATGTCCGAGAGAACGCATTTTCCACCGAAGCGATAAACTGGTTAACTTTCTCATCTAGTCCAGCTAGAACAAGTTCCAACGCGCTCGCAACATCACCAACCCTCTCTTGCAGAAATGCAGCAGCATCTGTAACTCCATAATCTAGACAAAGGAGCAAACACCTCTCCAATCTGTAGCTATCGAAAGTCTCCAGAAACTTCAGAACTGACCTTGGTTCATACTGACACAGAAGCTGTGCAAGAAGGCGTATTTGATTAACAAAAAAAGGATGATGATCTCGCAAAGCATGTGCTGCCACTAAAAAAACTTCAACCTAACAAATTGCATCAGTAAGGTCAACTTTGCACCTCTTCAGAAAAGTGGCAAAATTTGTACCATTCACCGTAATAAAATGAAGAAACAGCAATTGACATATTTGTTTGACAACAACAGTTTCAAATATAAAAACGGAGTCTAAAGCTCCAAAAAACTAGAGTGGAATACTGCCCACAAATATGTTCTCAAGGAATCCTCTGGTTTTTCCAACCATGATATCTCACCAGGACTCAATCATGGTAACCAAACAATCAACTCTAGACCTGAAGTACAAAACTGCGCCCAAGGTCAGCCAAATACAACTACAAGGATACAATGATACCATCAGACTTCGAAGTCCATGTGAAGTACCTGATGACCGTATCTTAGTTGCAAGGAAATTTTTGCTTCTTGGTTTCATGTCATGATATTGACTTAGTGTTCAACCAACTGCTGATAGTTTATTCAGATTAGAACATTTTGTGCAGTATAATGGTCAAGGTTCAAAATAGTGCTGATTCCACACTGGCGCCCCTCGAAGGTCGCCTAAGACAACTGCCTAGAGGTGAACCATAACCAGGCTCCGGCTAGTGAGTAGGCAATGTTTAACATCGCCTTTTGGAACATTTATAATGGTTAACATTAAGCAACTTTGGAATATTGCTTGATATGTCTAACAAGGGAGTGCTACTAACACCAAAGCCTGTAAAAAGCAGCTATGTCTGTGTTGTATTTGCAAAGCACATACTGCTCAATGATTCAATATAACGGTTATGGCAAATCACTGCACTACCAGTTGCCGATAGATTGTTCTCCCAGTACAACTTTTGTGACAATATAGTGGTGAAAGGCTCTACTAAAGTCTACACTGATGGCTTAAGGCTCCAACCAAAGGTATTTCATTATGGTTAAAAAGCTCTATTTCAAATATACTGATGATAAAAATCTGTCAAAAAACGTACCTCCAGATAGAGTTCAACTAACTTATCAGTCATAGAAATAGGATTGCGGTCAAACAACTTTGGGAGATTTGATAATCTCTGAAGATAATCTTCGAGATCGCCAGAGTACAGACTTTCAACAATTTCATAGTTTCTGGCAGTAAGTTCACTGAAGTCAAGTTTTCCTGACAAGTGTACTTCGATTGCAGTTTTCAAGAAAAGAAAGAGGCTGCGGTGATCAGAATGAAGCTCTGCCAATATTTGCTGGATCTCATCGTGAAAATGATCAATGACCAAGACAAATGCACACTCCCTAAGAAAATGAAACGATAGGAGAGAAGTTGAGCACATTCGGTAGAAAGACAAGCCAGCAAGTGAAAATTTAAAGGGGAAGAATATTActagttaaaacattaattaacAAGCTCACCTGCTTAGATTGACTAGCTCAGCAAAACGAGATATTACTGTGGAACGAAACGACAAAGCTTCATCACTTGCCAATTGAAGTAACTTTTTGTTGATGAAGATAAATGCGTGGTATGGTTCCATTGTATCCTTCATGTAACTATCTAAAGCAGCCAAATTTTGATTTCTGGCTGTATATATCATGCCACAGGCCTGTATAGTAACAATACATTTACAGTCATAGGCTGAAAGATATTTTTGAGCAGCAGGGCTATATTATACAGGTGAACATTCCAAAGGTAGTAGTGACTAACCTGATGAAAATGGGCATCTAAACAAAGATTCAACACATAATCAGAATTCCAGTCAGTTTGAGGAACCACGTTGAAGAGCTGAAGAACTTCTTTCTGAGGTGGCATCTTTTTATCATCATATGATGTAGTGGATGACGTGAGGTATTTAAGAATGTGCTTGAGAACTCTTTGAGATGCATTTGCCCTTTTATAGGAAACAAAAAAGGACACGAATTCAATGATATGACCGAAGTCACTCACTGAAGGCCAAAGTTCCGATTCTTCTGACTCAGCAGTACCCACAACAACGGAATGGATTGCCTCATTTTCTAAACCAACAATATGAATGATGGTGTCAACTACACTTTGTAACAAAATATTTTGACTATCTGGGCTTTCAATATCAGTATCTTCTTCATCCTTAGATACAGATGCATCAAGAGTACTAGAAGTAGGTTCAAAATTCTCTTGTGCAAAAGCACACTTGACAACTTCCAAAGTAGCTTCCGTATCCATCCATAATAGATAGCATATGTTTGGGCATTTTCCAGAAGAAGAACTAAAACCCTTGAATACTTCAGAAGTGAGCATTTTAGAGTCCTCGAGCATGAATTGCAGAAGTTCTTTTCTCACTGCATGAAGCTGGGCTCGGGGAATTGttccatgccctgcaaaaatagaTCATGTGATAACATATCATGGAGTTGAATTGTCTTATAAGAGGATCCTATATAGCATTAGCATGTCCATATGCATTCCTAGTTCAGAACATAATCCTGTTAGAAGTATGCAGATGTTCCCATGAAGATGACACAACACCAGCACCTTATAGTAAATCTAAACTTTCCAATTTTAGAAAATCACAATTGAAGCACATAGTTTTACTAACACACTTCACAATCTACCAGATTCAAGGCCCACCAAAAGCCCAACAGCACAGGAAAAACAGTCTAAGGTCAACATTAAACTAGCATAGAATTTATGAAATAGTAAAAACAAATGCCGTGAATGGCTTACATTACTAACCTGGAGGAAATGCTAGGCCCTGGAAGCAATACTTCAGATAAACAAGCATTCTGTAGCTGTTAAAGTGAATATATGGTAAGATACTGGCCTTTCCGCATAGCACTAGTATTATATTCTAAAAGAAACACCAATTGCATGTACAAAACTAGGCCGCTAGCAGTATCAAACAAAATCAAGCAAGTCTAACCAAGCCCTTTGAAAGCATGGGATGTTTTTTGCTTATTATCAACATTTTTGTTCACACTCATGCATGTCATAGAGAAATCTCAGGGGAAACATAAAGATGCATTTCAAATGAAGATTCATGTAAATTGCAATGATAAAGATTCATGTAAATTGCAATGATAACCAAGTAACTAATGCTAAGAAAATTATCAAATTCTGATTAATCAATTTACCAGAACAGATATTCAATCAGGAACTTCAGAATAACACAAGTATGCTCAAATCACATATCAATAACTTGAACATAATGTGTACTATTATCTCATTTATATGAGCAAGGTGATTGATTATGAGCTAGTTTAATACAACTCTTACTGGCAAGGGTATGGCGTACCAagtagaagtagcatcttttcgaGTAGCATTCTGGATGACAGATAGAAGTTCCTCTAGAGGTGTACGGAAATCATTCAACCCTTGGTTAAATAAATAAATTAGAGCACCATATAACCCATGCTCACGACACAGTCTGACTACCTGCATACAGAACAAGTAGAACAATATCATGTGGATGCATAATTGTGTTGGTCCAAACTACAACGGTACCAGAAGATACTGAAAAGGGTTTTTTCTTGGTCAATGAATTAAACAATGACAATGAAACATGTCTGATAAAGCTCTACAAATGTACCTCTTACACTACTTGGATGCAACTTTTATGTATACCTGATTAAAATCCAGTGATGAAATATCCATATGAAGAATGCATTGCTCGACTCGCTGCAACCATCCTTTGCCACTATAATGCTCTACTAGAGCTTGCATGATCTACAAATCAAATTGTGGCATAAATGTATAATCATTTGCAAATTTATGTGCTAACACTAGAAAATCCTCAGTGGCACTCACCTCAGGGGGTAAAGAACCCAGCATATCTTTCAATATATATGGCTCTAGTACCTCCAGAAATATACCTGTTATTTATGTCATGTCAGCCTTCTCAAGTTATAGCAGTAATTTAATAACAGAAACATGTGCGTGCACAATCTTATCAGCAAACAGATAAATTGACATACGCAAAACATTTCTTATACTATACAcatgaaaattaatataaaatccTCTAGAATATTCCTTTAAAGACTGGAATCTTCAAAAGTGCAAGTAAAATTATTCTAAATTAAATGGAGTCAGagcaataaaagaaagaaaaaatgcctGGCCACGCAACTAGAGCCCATTAAAGCATCCATCAAAAGAGATTTACAGAATGCCTGCAACTTAGAACGGAAGCAGGAAAGTATCTTCCTTTGCATTCTTGTAGAGAAAAAATTAGGAGGACCACAGGATGTATCAACAAATGATCTAAAGGAAGATGCATTAAACACGGAAGGGAGGATCGCGTCAACTTCAGGCATGAACAGAGTAAACATCAGAGTTAAGCAAAATAAGAAGGTTGCTAGTTCTTATGAGTTAATTAGAACAAGCCTACCTCCACTTTGGGCAGCAACAAACTTAGAGAAGACTGTATCAAACAGGATGTCATTCCGCCCAATGTGAACACAGAACTCGACTGCGACCCCTCCTACACGAGCATATTGTTCTTCTCTCTGTGTCAGCAGGGATCTATCGGCATCTATCAAGCCATCTATTGCTCCCCCCTTTCCAGTATGATTTGACAATGCAATTGAAATATATTCAAAGACATAACCTATATATGACAGCAGCAACTCTACTAAATAAGGCATTATGGCTCCCCTTATGGAATCAACTGTTCTCGGAAGATCAACAACACCCTGTGTGTGACCGTCATAAAGCTTCATTGCCATGTCCAGTGCACCCATCCAATCACCAGCCATCTTTAGTGCTTCAATCCGCTCTTTCCATGGAAGAAGTCGCGAAACTGTAAGAAAGCTTGGGCCAAGAATATATACTGTAGCACCTCTCACTGCTACTGAGTTGTTAAAATGCCTCTCAGGGTTGCCAAACCTGTTAGAAAAATGTGTATGGTACAGTATGCTGTCATCGAAGACAAAACCATCAAGAATAAAGATAGTCCTGCGAAGCTCACTGCCATCTTTTGAGAACAAACAGAGCTGCCCTTTCAAGTTAAGGACAGCTAACATCTGAATGGAAAAAAAAAGTAATTTGATTTTACAACTGGGAAAAAGACAGACTAAATGAATAACCAAAAGGGGAGACTTTTGCATGCCTGATCATTTAACCAGGCAATGCCAACAGCGGCACTATCAAGCTTCCAGTCCTTATGTCTGATCATCTTCGATTTAACAAGTTTTGCAACTTGTACTTGACGGTCCCATGCAAGCGCAAGCCAAGATACTCGCTCTTCATCTATAGTGTTGTCATTTTTAGCCCAAGAAACTAAAATTTACCAATATAAGGAACTACCAATCATTGTCAATGTCTAAGGAGGTCTAATCTTACCAATTGGCGATGAATCAGTGGAGGACGATGTGTATTTCCATGCAGCATAAGCAATTGACCCTTCGCGTGCTCCTTCTGGTCTAGAAAAGTTCTCAatatggtcaacatggtcaatgttGGTACGGAGTCTAACCTAACAGGAGAAACACATAACATCATAAATCAGTACAAGAGTCACGGTAATTGTGAGTTCACAAGATAACAGATAGTGAAAAAATTATACAATGTTTCCATTATTAAATATATCATCCGTACCACAAGAGCATGTTGATGCATAATGAACATGACTGTAACACCATCCTCCAATGGAGAAGaaccttcattgaaaaacttccaTCCAGAATCTACTCCAACTACACCTCCCATCATGCTCCCAAGACCACCACTGGAGGAAgttggtaggttgccctgcgtagATGAGTTGCCAGAACCAAAGGATTCATCCGCTAGAAGAGGACAGGCTGAGAGCACGATTCCAGTGTTTCCATCAAAAAGGCGCTGGCAAAGTGTAGCTATGTTTTGTCAGAGCAGTAATATACTTAAAAGGGGATCAAGTGGATTAATATGTGTACAATGGAAAGAATGATGTTTCTTCATACCTGAGTTCCCTTAACAGTCAAGCGATTAATGACGGGGATAATAGAGAATGTGTGCAGAAGAACAAGCCCTTTTGAATCACCAGTGATGACTTTAGATTGGCGGATAAAACAAACATGCACTACAGCTCCTGTATGCTCACCATATATGACCTTTGCTGCAGTAGCTTTCTGTACATCCCAAATTGTCATATGACCATCACCATATCCTACTAGCAGAAGATCCCCTTGCAGGTTAAAGCACATGGCAGTCACTGGTGATTGGGTTTTCTCACCTTGGTTCCAAAAGAACAgcatctgaaataataaaaacaatctTTACAGACCGAAAAATCAAAATGACATATAATTCCCAGGACATCAGAACCACTAATCTACAACAACTGTCCTCATTCAAATCATAACCAGTATTACGGTTTTATTATTTTCCACATTTGAGTTCATCCTACAAGATTTTTGAATAGCAAATGGCTACTGGCTTATAAGATTAATAGCTATATGTGCAGCCACTGAATTATTATATGACTGACAAACACATGAAATGTGCAGTACACCCCAATCCGGGAGATTACTTTTCAAGTTCATGTAGCATCTTGGAAAAATATTAATTTTCAGCGAGCAAGCAAGAGAAGAGAACACGAGGGTCAATTGTGCGAGATTAATTGGTGAACTGTGGAACAAGAAGTTAAAAGTGCCTTGATGATTTGGGCGAGCTAAACATGAAAAGCCAAAAACAGTTTTTCCGGTTCCTTGTTCGTAAAAAGAACATAGAGATGTATCATAATCATCTGAAACATCTGGATGCATCTAATTATTTCTACCATTTATGGATGGCATGGCAATCAATGTCATACAATCAATCAGCTTTTTAAATAGAAATTATGGCAAATCAATCAAAGTTGGCGTGATTACATTCTGGCACACAGGAATAGTTCCTTTAAATGTATGAATATTTGAGTATGGAGCCATCTAATAAAAATATCAAGGTAACCCTTGTCTTCTTTTGTTGCCATCAACTGCTAAAGACTATAAGTGGGCCCCACTATGAAGGATGTGTTACTGTTTGGCCTATATTCCACATCCTTGCCTTAGTGAACTTTGGACATAAGTATGAGAACAGGGAATAGGCCTCACAAAAAAATTAGTGTGTACATAAACCCCACATGGTCAACTTCTGGCAACACGATAAAACACGCAGATCTGACAGGGTGATGCATAAGTCCTGCTGACAGTACCAATGTACAGCAACAGATGAGTATTTTTTATATTCTGTGCTGCATGTAGTGTTTTCTTCTTTATCCCCTATTAAACAACCAGATGGATTACCGAAAATAACAAGCTCCACTGTGTAGATTTATTCCAATGTGTTACTGTCACTGATGCATAGCACAGCAGCAACTGGAATTTCAGTCATGTTAGTAGAGCCACTTGAGCAGATTCCTTGTGGGGACCTTATTGCACCTCTTGTTTCTGCTCCAAATCTAAGATTCTGTATGCTTTTGAAATTCTACCTAAATGCCATGTTTCTATTCAAGTCTGGTATACTAGGGGAGTAATGGGAACACCAGATGTTTGCATGTCAAGTTCAATATCATTATTTGCAACACACTGAATCTGGATTGATTTAATTATACAAGATGTAAGTGCAACCCTGATCACAAGACTTATTTCAAAATGATGGTGCACAAATACAATGTATGGTCATCCCAGTAAAATTGGTATGACCACATCTGTTTTCCTCCCAAATTTCTCTTCAAGTCAAGGAAGGTGTGAAGTCCGGCAAAATGAAACACCAAGTGATGCATACAACTCTTGCAAAATTGTGACCCCAAGTAGTGTCTACGACTCAGTGTTATCTAATGAATCATCTTCAAGTGTATACCACATAATACTGAAACATCTTGAAGTCCAGCATGTGAAGCATGCCACTAAACCATATAGTATTGACCAAAACAAGCAATATGAACACCAGCACCAAGGAGGCAATGACTAACCTTTGCATCTGTATCATCAGCTTGATGGATGGAGTATTTGCTTGGGACGATGATAACAGATCCAGTGGACATGCCCATGGCAATATAGCTCCTATGTACTGCTAAGACCTGAGGAGAGCCATGGTCCTGTCTAAAAGAGGGAGATGCCATGGCACGGGTTATTGGGTTGTCCACATCAATCTGCATGTAACCAATAGCTGGTTGCCCCTTCCCAATCCCCTCCAGGTGCATGGGTTGCgctgctgctccctcctcccagTGCTGCCCAAATGAGGCCTGTCTCTTCTCAAGCTCCTCAGCCCGCTCCAATGGTTTCATCGGTACCTTCGGCCTTTTCTCTGCATTTTTTTCAGCCAACCTGCTGATCTCCAACCTCTCTTCGATCACCTTATCAATGATGTGCTCAGATTCCAGTTGCTCTTCCAAATCAGTGTCAGAACGTTCAACTTCCAGACCATCATCAGTCTTTTCCTCGGAAACTGACCCATCTTGATCCACAATCTCACCAGATTCTGCCAAATTTCCGTCACTAAGTTGCTCATCACTATTTTCTTCATCAACAAGCCCAATTTGACTCCCAACTTGATATGTTTCTGCTAAATTCTCGCCCCCAAGTTGCTCCTGCTCATCCACAGCAGCAGAATCGACATTGCCTAGGTTCACCAATTCGGAGGGCTCGGAATTCTCTTCAGTCCCCACTTCCCCATGCTTGTCCTCTTCCAATTCTTCACCCCCACTCCCACCGACAGCTTCCTCGGTCACCCTAGCAACCACTTCCTCACTGACCTTCTCAGCTACTTTCTCTGCTTCGAAATTTCCAGTGGAAAGGATCCCCTCCGAGGCTTCGGAGCCGGAGCCCTCGTCGAGGAGCTTCTCGATGGGCGCGGAGGCCGTGCGCCGCGACTTAATTGCAGCCGCGTGCGGGGTGAGAACGGCGCGGGAGGCGGCTGCCGCCGCGGCCAGGGCGGCGCCGGGCTTGGGGCTGGGGCGGACACCCCGGAAGAGCGAGGGGAGCGGCCTCGACGAGGAGGTGGATGAGGAAGCAGCGTTGCTCGAAAAGGTTCT encodes the following:
- the LOC123143484 gene encoding vacuolar protein sorting-associated protein 8 homolog isoform X2 yields the protein MPSSSPAMATQPPPRPPAQELDLDAFLPSSPASSSASDADADHRRAVDDLLLLLSSSDSEGDDEPTRTPATNLKPLTRIKAPPPPPKPSPPSPLPSPSASPGRSTSASPSATLSSLVSRTFSSNAASSSTSSSRPLPSLFRGVRPSPKPGAALAAAAAASRAVLTPHAAAIKSRRTASAPIEKLLDEGSGSEASEGILSTGNFEAEKVAEKVSEEVVARVTEEAVGGSGGEELEEDKHGEVGTEENSEPSELVNLGNVDSAAVDEQEQLGGENLAETYQVGSQIGLVDEENSDEQLSDGNLAESGEIVDQDGSVSEEKTDDGLEVERSDTDLEEQLESEHIIDKVIEERLEISRLAEKNAEKRPKVPMKPLERAEELEKRQASFGQHWEEGAAAQPMHLEGIGKGQPAIGYMQIDVDNPITRAMASPSFRQDHGSPQVLAVHRSYIAMGMSTGSVIIVPSKYSIHQADDTDAKMLFFWNQGEKTQSPVTAMCFNLQGDLLLVGYGDGHMTIWDVQKATAAKVIYGEHTGAVVHVCFIRQSKVITGDSKGLVLLHTFSIIPVINRLTVKGTQRLFDGNTGIVLSACPLLADESFGSGNSSTQGNLPTSSSGGLGSMMGGVVGVDSGWKFFNEGSSPLEDGVTVMFIMHQHALVVRLRTNIDHVDHIENFSRPEGAREGSIAYAAWKYTSSSTDSSPIDEERVSWLALAWDRQVQVAKLVKSKMIRHKDWKLDSAAVGIAWLNDQMLAVLNLKGQLCLFSKDGSELRRTIFILDGFVFDDSILYHTHFSNRFGNPERHFNNSVAVRGATVYILGPSFLTVSRLLPWKERIEALKMAGDWMGALDMAMKLYDGHTQGVVDLPRTVDSIRGAIMPYLVELLLSYIGYVFEYISIALSNHTGKGGAIDGLIDADRSLLTQREEQYARVGGVAVEFCVHIGRNDILFDTVFSKFVAAQSGGIFLEVLEPYILKDMLGSLPPEIMQALVEHYSGKGWLQRVEQCILHMDISSLDFNQVVRLCREHGLYGALIYLFNQGLNDFRTPLEELLSVIQNATRKDATSTCYRMLVYLKYCFQGLAFPPGHGTIPRAQLHAVRKELLQFMLEDSKMLTSEVFKGFSSSSGKCPNICYLLWMDTEATLEVVKCAFAQENFEPTSSTLDASVSKDEEDTDIESPDSQNILLQSVVDTIIHIVGLENEAIHSVVVGTAESEESELWPSVSDFGHIIEFVSFFVSYKRANASQRVLKHILKYLTSSTTSYDDKKMPPQKEVLQLFNVVPQTDWNSDYVLNLCLDAHFHQACGMIYTARNQNLAALDSYMKDTMEPYHAFIFINKKLLQLASDEALSFRSTVISRFAELVNLSRECAFVLVIDHFHDEIQQILAELHSDHRSLFLFLKTAIEVHLSGKLDFSELTARNYEIVESLYSGDLEDYLQRLSNLPKLFDRNPISMTDKLVELYLELLCQYEPRSVLKFLETFDSYRLERCLLLCLDYGVTDAAAFLQERVGDVASALELVLAGLDEKVNQFIASVENAFSRTSSKSISEIEQPDIVLNMSEARPVLDVLRSSIGLCQRNSQRLDPEESQLLWFQLVDNFSDPLKKLYGSKVVNGKGCWSVGGETTNGHPTGKGFSQKMVNSAYQRCLNTLRRVFSQFVGEIIEAMAGYIPLPAIMAKLLSDNGSQEFGDFKLVIHRMLSMYLYEKRILETAKSVIEDDSFYTLSLLKRGVCHGFAPQTFVCCVCNCSLSKEGAISAVRVFSCGHATHLHCESEQSKSSNKDFKDGCPVCLSMSDTQARNKSPILAENGLPKYPVVEHEVPYGVHHNHETDHVERSRGLHQMSRFEILNNLQKGQKSFHIETVPPLKLSPPAIYHEKIQKRVSLVGESSRHSVRSGKPQKIWHMKEPKSKKSGNWLPPKSSIFSSDKNQVQ
- the LOC123143484 gene encoding vacuolar protein sorting-associated protein 8 homolog isoform X1; the encoded protein is MPSSSPAMATQPPPRPPAQELDLDAFLPSSPASSSASDADADHRRAVDDLLLLLSSSDSEGDDEPTRTPATNLKPLTRIKAPPPPPKPSPPSPLPSPSASPGRSTSASPSATLSSLVSRTFSSNAASSSTSSSRPLPSLFRGVRPSPKPGAALAAAAAASRAVLTPHAAAIKSRRTASAPIEKLLDEGSGSEASEGILSTGNFEAEKVAEKVSEEVVARVTEEAVGGSGGEELEEDKHGEVGTEENSEPSELVNLGNVDSAAVDEQEQLGGENLAETYQVGSQIGLVDEENSDEQLSDGNLAESGEIVDQDGSVSEEKTDDGLEVERSDTDLEEQLESEHIIDKVIEERLEISRLAEKNAEKRPKVPMKPLERAEELEKRQASFGQHWEEGAAAQPMHLEGIGKGQPAIGYMQIDVDNPITRAMASPSFRQDHGSPQVLAVHRSYIAMGMSTGSVIIVPSKYSIHQADDTDAKMLFFWNQGEKTQSPVTAMCFNLQGDLLLVGYGDGHMTIWDVQKATAAKVIYGEHTGAVVHVCFIRQSKVITGDSKGLVLLHTFSIIPVINRLTVKGTQRLFDGNTGIVLSACPLLADESFGSGNSSTQGNLPTSSSGGLGSMMGGVVGVDSGWKFFNEGSSPLEDGVTVMFIMHQHALVVRLRTNIDHVDHIENFSRPEGAREGSIAYAAWKYTSSSTDSSPIDEERVSWLALAWDRQVQVAKLVKSKMIRHKDWKLDSAAVGIAWLNDQMLAVLNLKGQLCLFSKDGSELRRTIFILDGFVFDDSILYHTHFSNRFGNPERHFNNSVAVRGATVYILGPSFLTVSRLLPWKERIEALKMAGDWMGALDMAMKLYDGHTQGVVDLPRTVDSIRGAIMPYLVELLLSYIGYVFEYISIALSNHTGKGGAIDGLIDADRSLLTQREEQYARVGGVAVEFCVHIGRNDILFDTVFSKFVAAQSGGIFLEVLEPYILKDMLGSLPPEIMQALVEHYSGKGWLQRVEQCILHMDISSLDFNQVVRLCREHGLYGALIYLFNQGLNDFRTPLEELLSVIQNATRKDATSTCYRMLVYLKYCFQGLAFPPGHGTIPRAQLHAVRKELLQFMLEDSKMLTSEVFKGFSSSSGKCPNICYLLWMDTEATLEVVKCAFAQENFEPTSSTLDASVSKDEEDTDIESPDSQNILLQSVVDTIIHIVGLENEAIHSVVVGTAESEESELWPSVSDFGHIIEFVSFFVSYKRANASQRVLKHILKYLTSSTTSYDDKKMPPQKEVLQLFNVVPQTDWNSDYVLNLCLDAHFHQACGMIYTARNQNLAALDSYMKDTMEPYHAFIFINKKLLQLASDEALSFRSTVISRFAELVNLSRECAFVLVIDHFHDEIQQILAELHSDHRSLFLFLKTAIEVHLSGKLDFSELTARNYEIVESLYSGDLEDYLQRLSNLPKLFDRNPISMTDKLVELYLEVEVFLVAAHALRDHHPFFVNQIRLLAQLLCQYEPRSVLKFLETFDSYRLERCLLLCLDYGVTDAAAFLQERVGDVASALELVLAGLDEKVNQFIASVENAFSRTSSKSISEIEQPDIVLNMSEARPVLDVLRSSIGLCQRNSQRLDPEESQLLWFQLVDNFSDPLKKLYGSKVVNGKGCWSVGGETTNGHPTGKGFSQKMVNSAYQRCLNTLRRVFSQFVGEIIEAMAGYIPLPAIMAKLLSDNGSQEFGDFKLVIHRMLSMYLYEKRILETAKSVIEDDSFYTLSLLKRGVCHGFAPQTFVCCVCNCSLSKEGAISAVRVFSCGHATHLHCESEQSKSSNKDFKDGCPVCLSMSDTQARNKSPILAENGLPKYPVVEHEVPYGVHHNHETDHVERSRGLHQMSRFEILNNLQKGQKSFHIETVPPLKLSPPAIYHEKIQKRVSLVGESSRHSVRSGKPQKIWHMKEPKSKKSGNWLPPKSSIFSSDKNQVQ